The sequence AAGGCGACCAGGCCTTTGGACCGCGCCGCTCCTCCGCACAAAACGACTTTATCGATATTCTCCTGCATGGTTGTCGTTTTAAAGTAGTCGATGGAGCGGGTGATCTCTCCGGCGACCTCCGTGTTTACGGTGTTGATGACGGCGGAAAGCGCTTCCGGGTTTACCCCCTCCGGATTCTCCACCCGTTTGGCTTGTTCGGCGTCCTGATAGCCCAGGTTCAACTCTTTCTGAATCGTTTCGGTGTACCGATTCCCCCCGATCGAGATATCGCGCGTAAAGGAGGACATCGTATTTTTCAAAATGTTGATGTTCATCACACTGGCACCGATGTTCACCAACGCCACGACTTCAGTCTCCTGAACGCCGTAGTTCACCCCGTACATATTTTCGATTGCGAAGGCGTCCACATCCACCACCCGGGGTGTCAGACCCGCGTCCGCCACCAACGCGGTGTATTCATTCAACTTGTCTTTTTTTGCGGCCACCAGAAGTACATTCATTTGGGGCTGTCCGTCCTGACCATCGCTGGTTCCCAAGATGTGAAAATCGATATTGACGTCATTGATGTCAAATGGAATGTATTGCTCCGCTTCCCATTTAATCGACTCTTCCAATTCGTCTTCGGTCATCGCCGGAAGGCTGATTTTCTTTACAATCACCGAATGACCGGAAATGGAAATGGCCACATCCTTCAGCTTGATCTTTTGTTCGGACAACAATTCCTTCAGGATGCCTCCGACGCTGCTCGCATCCATCACCGTGCCGTCCACGATCATTTCAGGCGCCAACGACTTGATGCCGAATTTCTCCAGAGAATAACCCGTTTTCTTTTCCTTGAGTTGAACAACCTTGATCGCGCTGGAACCGATGTCCAACCCAAACAGGGGACTGGCTTTGGAAAATGAAAAAAACATCGTTTGACTCCTACCTTCTGGAACGGCTACAGCCGATTGTTCCTGCTCTGCATGATTTTACGAATCTCCTTCAAATTTTGATTGGAGTACAGTCGCCAATTACGCCAATCCCGGCCCACGTTCGATATCAGTCCCTCCTTTTCCCACCGAAAAAGCGTCGCCTTCGAGATATCAAAAATTTTGCAGATGTCTCTCGTCTTGTATCGTTTTACTCTAACATTTCGAGCCATAAATCGACCTTGTGAGGTGAGGTGTATTCAGATTGAGCGACCTAATAGTAGCAAGTATACTTACTATATTCAGCTTGTCAAGGGATTTTAGTCAAAAAATTCATTATTTTTCACAAAATAATCGAAGGGTTATGGGTTAACCGAAAATATCCAGCAAAAAATGAGGGCTTTAAGATAGCGGAATACCGTCAGGAATGCTTTTGTTTGGCCACCAAAAGGCGTTGGGCGCCCGTGCGGACCGCTTCGGGAATGTTCCTATTTTTGGCCAGAAGGCCCAGATCCTTCACCTTGACCGATGCCAATAACGGGATCGATATCCCAAGGGGGGTCTTCGGATTACCGACGAGAGCGAAAATAATCGAGTAGTTTTTCAGCCATTCCTTATTTTTCCCCACGGTCCGCAAAATGTCATCCGAAACATTTCTCGATTGCGCAATGAAAAGAATCTCGTCCTCGGTAATTTTGGGGCTGCTCAAGACCGCCTGGGCGACTTGACGATTGGGATCCTTGAGCAACAGACTTCTCGCGTCTTTTCCACCGCGTAGGGCAAATTGCACCTTTTCGGCCACCGGCATTTTTTGGATCCGTTGATAAAGCGTCTCTTCATTTTCTTTTCGATGTTTGTCCTCAACCTCCTCTTCCGTTTGAACTTGTTGCACGTCAAGTTCCTTATACGGCACCAATCCTTTGTCCGCCGGAAATACGGGGTCCCTTTTTATAGCTTGTATCCGTTTTTTGAATTCCGCCGGAGCATTGGTATATAGATACAGGAACGTTTGCGGCAGGACCCTCGGGTGGCCCAGCAACAATACCACGAGGGCCTGATCCCGGTGATGCAATTTTGCAATTCGGTCTAGGGTGGTTCCGTCCGTGGACGGGTCCTTGAGGAGTCCCATAAGGGTCCCGGTAGAACAATGCTCCAAATCCAACGTTAGGAGAAGGGTCCTTTTTGCTTTCATGCTTTTCAGCGATCCCGGGTGATATCCCGATGACGCAGCACCACGTGATAATTGGCGGCCTTGAGATCGTCATGGAGCCGTTTGGCGATGGCCACGGAGCGATGACGCCCTCCGGTGCAACCGATTGCGACGGTTAAATAGGGACGACCTTCCTTCTCATAAAACGGGATCAAAAAAGAAAGGAACGATTGAACCAAGTCAATAAACTTATCCGCTTCCGGTTTCCGAAAGAGATAATCCTGGACCGCCGGATCTTCACCGGAGAGAGGTTTCAGATCGGATACAAAATTCGGGTTCTGAAGAAAACGCACATCAAACAGCAAATCGGTTTCGTAGGGAATCCCGTACTTATATCCGAACGAAATAACGGAGATGCTGGGTTTTCGAATTTCCCCCTGGTCAAAATAGTGTTGGGCGATGACATCCTTCAGTTGCTGGATCGTGAAGGTGGATGTATCAATGATTCGGTCCGACCGTTTCTTCAATTCAGCCAATTGCTGCCGCTCCTGTTGGATTCCTTCAAGAATGGGCCTGTTCTTGGCCAACGGGTGAGGCCGTCGCGTTTCAGAAAACCGTCGGACGAGCACCTCATCATTCGCCTCAAAGAAGATCAATTCATAGGGGTATCCTTCTTCTTTGAGTCGATTCGAAATCCCCAGGAAATCCCGTAAAAAATCCCGTTCCCGTATGTCGATTCCTACGGCAACTTTCGTGATTCCTGCGCTGGACTGGGTACACAGGTCGGCAAAAACGGGCAACAACGATGGAGGAAGGTTATCGACGCAGAAATATCCGAGATCTTCAAAACATTTTAACGCATTTGTTTTTCCGGAACCGGACAATCCGCTGACGATGACCAATCGTAGGTCCATGGAGATTCCAACGGTTCAGTGGATGATCAGTTCGGTCAACACGAGATGGCCGTTTGTCCCGCGAACCAATATCTTAAGTTGATCATCCGCGTCGTCAAAGAAAACAACGTGACCGGCCTTTACCGAAGCCAACCGAGTCATGGCATCGTCCATCGAGAGCCTCAATACGATATAAGCGTCCCGTGTAATCATCGGTGTCGTTTTCGGAGCTTTTAGAGCGGAGGATCGCTTGGCCGACGGCGGTTTGTGTCGGGAAAGCTTCTCCTTGTACCTTCTTAACCGTTGTTCGATCTTGTCCATCGCCCTGTCAATGGACCGATACATTTCGTCCGTCTCTTCCTTGGCCAGAATTCGATCTCCATCAACCCATAATGTGATCTCGGCCGTATGCCGATATTTTTCGACCGACAACCGGACGGCCGCCTCGATGGGCTTGAAGGAATAGCGGGCCACTTTTTTCAACCGCTGTTCCGCATAATCGCGCAAGGCCGGGGTTATTTCCATGTGTCGACCTGTAACCGTAACCTGCATGGATGGCTCCTTCAACAAGTACAGCGGTGATCGGTTGGGAAACGCTTCCCGCGGTTTCGTTTCATTCTGATTCGTGCACAAAAGACGAGCGCGCGTTCAGGATACGTACCGACGGCGGCTGGCCTGCGGTATTTTAAGCTCCACTCGGTATTTGGCCACTGTTCTTCGTGCAATTTCGATATGCTGATTTTTTAAGCGTTGAACGATTTCTTGGTCTTTGAGGGGATTTTTCGGATCCTCCTGCGACACCATCTGCCGGATGATCTCCCTTACGGTGACGGAGGAGACTTCCCCGCCGAATTCTCCGCTTCGTGAAAGACTGCTGTTAAAAAAATACTTCAACTCAAAAATTCCCTGAGGGGTGTGCATGTACTTGTTTGTCGTCACGCGACTGATGGTCGACTCATGCATGGAAATATCATCGGCCACTTGTCGCAAAACCAAGGGTTTTAAGTAATCCACTCCCTTCTCCAGAAACTCCCGTTGGAATTTGACAATGCTTTGCGCCACCTTACAGATGGTCCGATTCCGTTGCTCGATGCTGCGGACCAACCAAATGGCCGATCGAAACCGGCCCTCCAGATAATTGCGGGTCGCATCGGGAACCTGTTTTTTTTCCAAGAGCAATTTCTGATAATAAGGACTGATGCGGAGCTTGGGCAGGCCGTCGTCGTTGAGGACGACGACATAGCCGTCATCGGATTTAACCACAAAAATATCCGGAATGATAATTTGGGCTTCATCCGTTAAAAACGGCCGTCCGGGTTTGGGTTCAAGGGCTTGAATGATTTTTACGACCGCCAGGACTTCTTCCAGAGAAACCCCCAACGCCTTGACAATGTCCTGAAACCTTCGGGTCTCGATCTCCTTTAAATGATTCGCAACGATCGCCTCGGCCAACGAGCCCTTCAGTCCGAGTTGTTCCAGTTGGATCAATAAACATTCCCTCAGATCTCTTGCGCCGACTCCCAACGGGTCAAAACTCTGAACGAGCGTGAGCGCCCGTTCGACCTCGTCCTTTTTGGCTTCGGTCAATGTCGCCAGTTCCTCAACGCTAATCCGGAGATACCCGTCTTCATCGATGTTCCCAATAATGCTTTTACCGATTTCGACGGCACGGGGAGTCGCGACGGACAATCGCAATTGCCAAAGGAGATGCTCCGAGAGGGATGGAGGTCGGGTCAGCGTCTGTTCATAAGAAGGCGGCTCGTCGCCCGCCGCCGACGGATACTCGGTTTCTTTATTTTCGCGTTGAATATCTCCGATATATTCCTCCCATTGCGAGGACAGCTCGGTTTCCGCGGCGTCCGTCGCCGTCTCCTCCGTTCGTTCGTCTTCCTCGGACTTTTTCTCCTCCACCGTCTCTTCCAGATCCGTCAGCTCATCCAGCAATGGATTCTCCAGCAGTTCCTGCGAAACGATTTGGGTGAGTTCAAGCCTGGAGAGTTGCAGAAGTTTGATCGCCTGCTGCAACTGCGGCGTCATAATCAGTTTTTGAGTCAGTCTTAAATCGAGCCGAGTTTTCATCATACCGCGGTCATGTTTCGCACTCTCCCGTGCTCCGAAACGGCTTGGACGGGTCTGTGCGCGATGATTTTCTTATCCAAGAAAACGGAATTTTTCTCCCAGATAAATCGCCTTGGCTTTGGAACTGTTTGCGATATCAAGGGATGTGCCCGATTCCAGGATTTCCCCCTCACTGATTATATAAGAACGGTCTGTAATTTCAAGTGTTTCCTGAACGTTGTGATCCGTGATCAGGATTCCAATACCCTTGGCCTTCAATTGGCCGATTATTTTCTGAATATCGATGATCGCGATGGGATCGATGCCGGCGAAAGGTTCATCCAGAAGCAGAAAATGCGGCGAGGTCACCAGCGACCGCGTGATCTCAACCCTCCGGCGCTCGCCTCCCGATAGCGCATAGGCTTTGTTTTTGGACAGATGCGAAATGTTCAGTTCTTTGAGAAGGGAATAAAGGCGCTCCTGACGTTCCGAATGGGAAAGATCCAGCGTCTCAAGGATCGCGAGCAGGTTTTCTTCGACGGTCAGTTTTCGAAAAACGGAGGGTTCCTGCGGAAGATACCCGATGCCTTGACGGGCCCGTCGGTACATCGGGAGATCCGTGATGTTCCGATCATCGAGAAAAATCTCCCCCTGATCCGCCGAAATCAGGCCCACCATCATATAAAAAACCGTCGTTTTCCCGGCGCCGTTCGGCCCCAACAACCCCACCACTTCACCGGTTTTGACATCCAAGCTGACATCTTTAACGACTTTGCGTTTTCGAAAACTTTTCTCGAGATGTTTCGCACACAGAAGCATCGTCCGCCCAGGAAACGTTTGATCCAAGTTACTTCTGCACCGGCTCGTTGGGATGAATCAGCACTTTGCTGCCTTCAACGACGCTCCGATCCTCCCGCAAATAAATCGTCATCTTGGTTCCGGTGATCTTGGTATCTTTTTCCCAAGCGACCGGATCGCCCAACAGAATAACTTTATCTTCCTTTTGATAATAAAAAGCCTCCTTGGATTTGGCTTCTTTCTCCCCCTGTTTCAAGACGACGTCGCCGGTCGCATGAATAAGCGTAACCTCATTATCGCTAAACTGAGATTGAGGAGAGATGAGGCCCGACGATGATTTCGAGTTTCCGGCGGTGTCATCCTTTGAAGCGAACGTCACCTCCGCGTGACGGGACGTGATGGTCATATCCTCCTTGATCATGACCACATCGCCGTCGAAAACGGCCAGATGTTCCATGTTCTTTACCGTCATGCTTTTAGAGGTGATGGAAAGCGTTTTGGATGGGGTCGGCGCCTCCGCCGCAAACGGGGGCGAACCATTCCAAAAAAAAACACCGATGATCAGAACGAGTTTAAGGCTCGGCCGTAACACGGACATCCCCCGTAACCGTAAATTGCTGATTTTCCAGTTTCACGACCAGCTGATCGCCGCGTATGAGGAGTCGCTGAGCGGTGATCTGAACCGGTTGCAGCGATATAATCTCCCGTTCTTGATCTTTCCAGCTCATCGATGGAGTCCGAATTGTAAACCCGTTGTTCATCGAAACATCCAGATCCCCGTCGTTCTTCTTGATTTCAAAGTCATGCGTTTCGGTATCTAAGAGACCTTCATCCCCTGAAAAACGGACTTGGAGTCCTTCGGCGGTTTGAAGAATCGCCTGCATTTCTTTGAGAAACACCTCTTTCCGGTCCTCAAACACCTCGGCGTGCTTGGCCCGGATATCCCATTCCACCGTCCCATTTCGAATCTGCTTGAGCGTAAACCCGTCCATTTCGATGTCCGCTTTGGAGATCAGCGTCTTCGACGAAGGCAAGACTTGAGGATGTTCGATTCCCACCGACAGAACCCAGGCCAACAACGACAGGAGCATTCCAATGAAAATCAGGAGAAAGATCCTCGGAAACTGCGCCGCCGACATCGTACACACACTATAACATACGTCACGGATTGAGTAAAGCATCGGACAATACGGAACTTACTGGAAATATTTCCGTATCCGGCAAGGCAACTATTCAGAGAAGAGGAGATGAAAGGATGGTCTTTAAATTAAAATCGGCCAAAACCGTCCTAAGGGCTGGTTTCGGGTCCCTCTTTCGGTTTTTCGGTCTTCGTGGATTTGGCAGGTTGTCCCTGAACGACCAATTCGACCACGGCCATTCGGGCGCCGTCCCCGATACGAAGCCGCGTTTTGATCAATCGGGTATATCCTCCGGGACGTTTTGCGAATCGAGGTGCGATATCTCCAAACAATTTCGATACCATTTTGGGACTCGTCAGATACGATGCCGCCCGCCTCCGGGCGGCCAGATTTCCCTCCTTGCCCAAGGAAATCATACGCTCGGCGATGCCCCGAATCTCCTTGGCCTTGGCTTCCGTCGTTTCAATCCGCTCGTATTCGAACAGCGACGTCACCAGGTTTCGGTATAGGGCCCGTCGGTGATCGGTATCCCGACCCAATTGTCGTCCGCGCTTTTTATG is a genomic window of Nitrospiria bacterium containing:
- the lptB gene encoding LPS export ABC transporter ATP-binding protein, which translates into the protein MLLCAKHLEKSFRKRKVVKDVSLDVKTGEVVGLLGPNGAGKTTVFYMMVGLISADQGEIFLDDRNITDLPMYRRARQGIGYLPQEPSVFRKLTVEENLLAILETLDLSHSERQERLYSLLKELNISHLSKNKAYALSGGERRRVEITRSLVTSPHFLLLDEPFAGIDPIAIIDIQKIIGQLKAKGIGILITDHNVQETLEITDRSYIISEGEILESGTSLDIANSSKAKAIYLGEKFRFLG
- the rapZ gene encoding RNase adapter RapZ gives rise to the protein MDLRLVIVSGLSGSGKTNALKCFEDLGYFCVDNLPPSLLPVFADLCTQSSAGITKVAVGIDIRERDFLRDFLGISNRLKEEGYPYELIFFEANDEVLVRRFSETRRPHPLAKNRPILEGIQQERQQLAELKKRSDRIIDTSTFTIQQLKDVIAQHYFDQGEIRKPSISVISFGYKYGIPYETDLLFDVRFLQNPNFVSDLKPLSGEDPAVQDYLFRKPEADKFIDLVQSFLSFLIPFYEKEGRPYLTVAIGCTGGRHRSVAIAKRLHDDLKAANYHVVLRHRDITRDR
- the raiA gene encoding ribosome-associated translation inhibitor RaiA, yielding MQVTVTGRHMEITPALRDYAEQRLKKVARYSFKPIEAAVRLSVEKYRHTAEITLWVDGDRILAKEETDEMYRSIDRAMDKIEQRLRRYKEKLSRHKPPSAKRSSALKAPKTTPMITRDAYIVLRLSMDDAMTRLASVKAGHVVFFDDADDQLKILVRGTNGHLVLTELIIH
- the rpoN gene encoding RNA polymerase factor sigma-54 yields the protein MMKTRLDLRLTQKLIMTPQLQQAIKLLQLSRLELTQIVSQELLENPLLDELTDLEETVEEKKSEEDERTEETATDAAETELSSQWEEYIGDIQRENKETEYPSAAGDEPPSYEQTLTRPPSLSEHLLWQLRLSVATPRAVEIGKSIIGNIDEDGYLRISVEELATLTEAKKDEVERALTLVQSFDPLGVGARDLRECLLIQLEQLGLKGSLAEAIVANHLKEIETRRFQDIVKALGVSLEEVLAVVKIIQALEPKPGRPFLTDEAQIIIPDIFVVKSDDGYVVVLNDDGLPKLRISPYYQKLLLEKKQVPDATRNYLEGRFRSAIWLVRSIEQRNRTICKVAQSIVKFQREFLEKGVDYLKPLVLRQVADDISMHESTISRVTTNKYMHTPQGIFELKYFFNSSLSRSGEFGGEVSSVTVREIIRQMVSQEDPKNPLKDQEIVQRLKNQHIEIARRTVAKYRVELKIPQASRRRYVS
- the lptC gene encoding LPS export ABC transporter periplasmic protein LptC, producing the protein MSAAQFPRIFLLIFIGMLLSLLAWVLSVGIEHPQVLPSSKTLISKADIEMDGFTLKQIRNGTVEWDIRAKHAEVFEDRKEVFLKEMQAILQTAEGLQVRFSGDEGLLDTETHDFEIKKNDGDLDVSMNNGFTIRTPSMSWKDQEREIISLQPVQITAQRLLIRGDQLVVKLENQQFTVTGDVRVTAEP
- the pilM gene encoding type IV pilus assembly protein PilM gives rise to the protein MFFSFSKASPLFGLDIGSSAIKVVQLKEKKTGYSLEKFGIKSLAPEMIVDGTVMDASSVGGILKELLSEQKIKLKDVAISISGHSVIVKKISLPAMTEDELEESIKWEAEQYIPFDINDVNIDFHILGTSDGQDGQPQMNVLLVAAKKDKLNEYTALVADAGLTPRVVDVDAFAIENMYGVNYGVQETEVVALVNIGASVMNINILKNTMSSFTRDISIGGNRYTETIQKELNLGYQDAEQAKRVENPEGVNPEALSAVINTVNTEVAGEITRSIDYFKTTTMQENIDKVVLCGGAARSKGLVALLSERLGVPVELANPFNQIEIDPKLFNVEQIQEMAPQAAVGVGLAIRKMGDR
- a CDS encoding LptA/OstA family protein, which translates into the protein MLRPSLKLVLIIGVFFWNGSPPFAAEAPTPSKTLSITSKSMTVKNMEHLAVFDGDVVMIKEDMTITSRHAEVTFASKDDTAGNSKSSSGLISPQSQFSDNEVTLIHATGDVVLKQGEKEAKSKEAFYYQKEDKVILLGDPVAWEKDTKITGTKMTIYLREDRSVVEGSKVLIHPNEPVQK